The following nucleotide sequence is from Pirellulales bacterium.
GATTCTGGATTTGTCGTGTGGATCATTGCATACACGAATGCCCAGGCGACTCCCAATAAGATGTATCCACTGATCGCGCCAAAGATGCTGTCCAGATGAAGCTCTTGTGAAGTGATAATGGAATGGATGGTCTTGCCGGCTGCCGCCACGAAAAACAAAGCGGCGATCGTGTGCCCGGCAGTTACGCTCATGAGCTGTGTCGTTGAAGGCAGGAAGTGCCCGCCAACGGATAATATCACCGCGGGAATGCACAGGGTACAGGCAACAAGTCGCCAGACTTTATCCTGTGCCAAGGCGAACACTAATGTTGCCATGACAAGGACAAAGAGGGCGTCGAATAGCGGTCCCATGAAGCCACAGGCAGCGGCAATCGGTTGGATCACTAGCAATGCCAGTAGTGCGCACAGTAGGAGCAAGTATCGCCATTTGAGCACGACGTTCACAAATGGATGCACCATGCTGCGGTAACCGAGGGAATTAGTGTGGTAACTCTGGAACGAAGTAGAACATCAATGCAATGATGGTGTAGACGGTGATGAGTTGAACACCTTTGTACCAGTTTGATTGACCATCGCCACAGACGATCGTGCCTAGCAGTACGCCCAGGAATAGCGAACCGACTTCGGCGCGACCGAACGAAAGCTCAAGAGGTTGTGGGGCAATGAAATAACTCGCCAGCACCAGGACGGGCGCCACGAACAGGGCGATTTGAATGGAACTGCCGAGGGCAATTCCAATCGTCAGGTCCACTTTGTTTTTCCGCGCCATGGCAATGGCCGATCCGGCTTCGGCGGCTCCGCCGACAATGGCCAGCAGCACGATGCCCACGAACGTTTGAGACATTCCGAGTGCCTCGCCGGTGCCCTCGGCAGCACCGACAAGAATTTCGCTCATCCAGGCGGCCAAGGCAGACGCTCCGAGCAAATTGCCCACGGCACGCCCCACCGTCCACGGTTTTTCATCATGGTCCGTCTCGGTCCCCGCATCGACGCTCACAAACGCATTGGGATGCGTCTTAAGAGAGAACCACAAATACAACCCGTAAGCGATTAGCAGCACCACCGCGATGCCAACATTAAGCAACTGCTCTTGCCGGATCGTTCCTTCCGGAGCGAAGTAGCGGCTGAAAGCACTCGGTACGCCCATGCTCATTGCGGCCAGCAACATCATCGTGCTGTAGGTACGCGCGGCAAGAGGATTGAA
It contains:
- the cax gene encoding calcium/proton exchanger, whose translation is MKSFLKPSGNWLFAFIPITVGLEHAHVPPPVIFFSAAFAIIPIARMIVLATEHLAQRTGDAVGGLLNATFGNAPELIIALVALKSGYLDMVRASLIGAILANLLLTLGISFLLGGVRFHDQRFNPLAARTYSTMMLLAAMSMGVPSAFSRYFAPEGTIRQEQLLNVGIAVVLLIAYGLYLWFSLKTHPNAFVSVDAGTETDHDEKPWTVGRAVGNLLGASALAAWMSEILVGAAEGTGEALGMSQTFVGIVLLAIVGGAAEAGSAIAMARKNKVDLTIGIALGSSIQIALFVAPVLVLASYFIAPQPLELSFGRAEVGSLFLGVLLGTIVCGDGQSNWYKGVQLITVYTIIALMFYFVPELPH
- a CDS encoding two pore domain potassium channel family protein, which codes for MVHPFVNVVLKWRYLLLLCALLALLVIQPIAAACGFMGPLFDALFVLVMATLVFALAQDKVWRLVACTLCIPAVILSVGGHFLPSTTQLMSVTAGHTIAALFFVAAAGKTIHSIITSQELHLDSIFGAISGYILLGVAWAFVYAMIHTTNPESFQFGHSIRTQMEQGDFSRNIFVYYSFVTLTTVGFGDVTPLSIPARTLSWVEAVTGQLYLAVLIAGLISALVAKNSACSRRQ